One Terriglobales bacterium DNA window includes the following coding sequences:
- the bcp gene encoding thioredoxin-dependent thiol peroxidase, whose product MKVKGKAPDFSIPDETGKTVHLKDFRGQEVVLFFYPKANTPGUTLEACGFRDAYSKLQKAGLVVLGISADSPSAQLKFKQQHDLPYTLLADQDKKVAQKFGVLKEKNMYGKKVMGIARTTFVIDKEGKIAKVFENVKPEGHAEEVLAALKDGNTAGS is encoded by the coding sequence ATGAAAGTCAAAGGCAAAGCACCTGATTTCAGCATCCCTGATGAAACCGGGAAAACCGTCCATCTGAAGGATTTCCGCGGCCAGGAGGTTGTGCTGTTCTTCTATCCTAAGGCTAACACTCCCGGCTGAACCCTGGAAGCGTGCGGGTTCCGCGACGCATACAGCAAGTTGCAAAAAGCCGGCCTGGTGGTCCTGGGCATCTCTGCCGACAGCCCCAGCGCCCAGCTTAAGTTTAAACAACAGCACGATCTGCCCTACACGCTGCTGGCTGACCAGGATAAAAAAGTGGCGCAGAAATTCGGCGTCCTCAAAGAGAAAAATATGTACGGCAAGAAGGTGATGGGTATTGCCCGTACGACGTTCGTGATTGACAAGGAAGGCAAAATTGCCAAAGTCTTCGAGAACGTGAAGCCCGAAGGGCACGCCGAAGAGGTGCTGGCTGCGCTCAAGGACGGCAACACAGCCGGATCATGA
- the fabF gene encoding beta-ketoacyl-ACP synthase II, producing the protein MVLEARRVVVTGLGLICAVGNTVEEVWKNLHAGRSGVRRITQFDASEFACRIAADVKNFDPLNFIEKKELKKMARFIQLALAATDEAMNMSGLKITPENATRVGVHIGSGIGGFDVIEREHSALLAGGPRKISPFFIPSAIVNLAAGQVSIRWGAKGPNEATCTACTTSAHSIGDAMKIIARGDAEVMIAGGSEAAITPMGIGGFAAMRALSTRNDEPEKASRPFDAGRDGFVVGEGAGILILEDLEHAQRRGAKIYAELVGYGMSADAYHITQPAEGGEGAYRVMLNTLKDAGVGPEVVDYVNAHGTSTPLGDRLETMAIKAAFGEHAKKLPVSSTKSMTGHVLGGAGGIEAGITVLALRDQCLPPTINLENQDPECDLDYVPNHARKAKVEYALTNSFGFGGTNGCLLFKRWAE; encoded by the coding sequence TTGGTTCTAGAAGCTCGAAGGGTCGTCGTCACAGGCTTGGGGCTGATATGCGCGGTGGGCAACACCGTGGAGGAGGTATGGAAGAACCTCCATGCCGGCCGGAGCGGGGTCCGGCGTATTACGCAATTTGACGCCTCCGAATTCGCCTGCCGTATTGCGGCCGATGTCAAAAACTTCGATCCTCTCAATTTCATCGAAAAAAAAGAGCTGAAGAAGATGGCCCGCTTCATCCAGTTGGCGCTTGCTGCAACTGATGAAGCCATGAACATGAGCGGCCTGAAGATCACGCCGGAAAATGCCACGCGCGTGGGCGTTCACATCGGCTCCGGCATTGGTGGTTTCGATGTCATCGAGCGTGAGCACAGCGCGCTGCTGGCTGGCGGTCCACGCAAGATTTCGCCGTTTTTTATTCCGTCGGCCATCGTCAACCTTGCGGCCGGCCAGGTCAGCATCCGCTGGGGGGCCAAAGGGCCCAACGAGGCCACCTGCACCGCCTGCACCACCAGCGCCCACTCCATCGGCGATGCTATGAAGATCATCGCTCGCGGCGATGCCGAGGTCATGATCGCCGGCGGCAGCGAAGCCGCGATCACTCCCATGGGCATCGGTGGATTCGCCGCCATGCGTGCGCTTTCCACCCGCAATGATGAACCGGAAAAAGCCAGCCGCCCCTTCGACGCCGGACGCGACGGCTTTGTGGTCGGCGAAGGCGCCGGCATCCTGATTCTTGAGGACCTGGAGCACGCCCAGCGCCGTGGCGCAAAGATTTATGCGGAACTAGTCGGCTATGGCATGAGCGCAGACGCGTATCACATTACCCAGCCTGCGGAGGGCGGCGAAGGGGCTTACCGCGTGATGTTGAACACGCTAAAAGATGCAGGCGTCGGTCCTGAAGTCGTGGATTACGTGAACGCGCACGGCACTTCCACGCCCCTGGGGGATCGCCTTGAGACCATGGCCATCAAGGCCGCCTTTGGCGAGCATGCGAAAAAACTGCCGGTAAGTTCAACCAAGTCCATGACCGGGCACGTGCTCGGCGGCGCAGGTGGCATTGAAGCCGGCATCACGGTGCTGGCCCTGCGCGATCAATGCCTGCCGCCCACGATCAATCTGGAAAATCAGGACCCCGAGTGTGACCTGGATTACGTCCCCAACCACGCGCGCAAAGCCAAGGTTGAGTACGCCTTAACCAACTCCTTCGGCTTCGGCGGCACCAACGGCTGCCTGCTGTTTAAACGCTGGGCTGAGTAG
- a CDS encoding transposase, giving the protein MKLAPQNIRTFFITAGTHQRRSLFTAETLPMLLLNLLRADREKKRYAIHEYVFMPDHIHLLLTPAPDISLEKTMQFIKGGFSFRAKKEAAFRDEVWQAGNNEHRIRDVDDYAYHRKYIWENPVRAGLVLVASEYPWSSARPGADVDPAPPGLKPDF; this is encoded by the coding sequence ATGAAGTTAGCTCCGCAAAATATCCGAACATTTTTTATAACAGCCGGCACCCATCAAAGAAGATCATTGTTCACCGCCGAAACTTTGCCAATGCTTCTTTTAAATCTCTTGCGCGCCGACCGCGAAAAGAAACGATACGCCATTCACGAATACGTCTTTATGCCCGACCATATTCATCTGCTGCTCACTCCAGCGCCGGACATTTCCCTTGAGAAGACAATGCAATTCATCAAAGGAGGCTTTTCGTTCCGTGCCAAGAAAGAAGCTGCCTTTCGTGACGAAGTATGGCAAGCAGGAAACAACGAGCATCGCATACGGGACGTGGATGATTACGCCTATCATCGCAAGTATATTTGGGAAAATCCCGTTCGCGCGGGATTGGTCTTGGTCGCGAGTGAATACCCGTGGTCATCGGCACGGCCTGGAGCGGACGTTGATCCTGCTCCGCCGGGGCTAAAGCCCGATTTTTAA
- the acpP gene encoding acyl carrier protein, with protein MAEKNVDEKVKQIIVEQLGVDEGEVTPSASFVDDLGADSLDTVELVMAFEEAFDIEIPDEDAEKIKTVKDAIDYIAKNSKGGK; from the coding sequence ATGGCAGAGAAGAATGTGGATGAAAAGGTTAAGCAGATCATCGTGGAACAACTGGGTGTAGATGAGGGTGAAGTCACGCCCAGCGCCTCGTTCGTAGATGATCTGGGTGCGGATTCACTGGATACGGTGGAGCTGGTCATGGCTTTCGAAGAGGCTTTCGACATCGAGATTCCGGACGAGGATGCGGAAAAGATCAAGACTGTGAAAGATGCGATTGATTACATCGCCAAGAATTCGAAAGGCGGAAAGTAG